A genomic window from Vanessa tameamea isolate UH-Manoa-2023 chromosome 7, ilVanTame1 primary haplotype, whole genome shotgun sequence includes:
- the LOC113395732 gene encoding skin secretory protein xP2-like gives MKLMLVAASLVAVVAFAHAEEAKAAEKEVAVTDNKAASDEKKHEKRGLFNLGYGGHGGSIGGGYGGSFGGSYGGGYGGGYGGGYGGHEEVHKTITVVKNVPVPYPVEKHIPVPVERQVHVPVKVPYPQPYPVVKHVPYPVKEIVKVPVHIPQPYPVEKKVPYPVHVPVDRPVPVKVYVPQPYPVEKEVHVPVKVHVPAPYPVEKKVPYPVKVPVHVPAPYPVVKEVHVPVKVPVDRPYPVHIPKPVPYPVEKPVPYPVEKVVPYPVKVHVDRPVPVHIEKPVPYPVKVPVPAPYPVEKHIPYPVERAVPFPVNVPVDRPYPVHIEKHVPVHVEKPVPYPVKVPVPVFVNHGHEYGHHGSY, from the exons ATGAAGCTCATg ctCGTGGCCGCCAGTCTGGTGGCTGTCGTGGCTTTCGCTCACGCGGAAGAGGCCAAGGCAGCAGAAAAAGAAGTGGCAGTAACCGATAACAAGGCGGCATCTGACGAGAAGAAGCACGAGAAACGTGGACTTTTCAATCTTGGCTACGGCGGACATGGAGGCAGCATTGGTGGAGGATACGGCGGTAGTTTCGGTGGCAGCTACGGCGGTGGTTACGGAGGTGGTTACGGAGGTGGTTACGGAGGTCACGAAGAGGTGCACAAGACCATAACTGTGGTCAAAAATGTGCCCGTTCCCTACCCTGTAGAAAAGCACATCCCTGTCCCAGTTGAAAGGCAAGTTCATGTACCCGTTAAGGTACCCTATCCCCAGCCCTACCCCGTTGTAAAGCACGTTCCTTACCCAGTAAAGGAGATCGTCAAAGTGCCAGTACATATTCCTCAACCCTACCCCGTTGAAAAAAAGGTTCCTTACCCAGTACATGTTCCCGTCGACAGACCAGTTCCTGTTAAAGTATATGTGCCCCAACCTTACCCCGTAGAGAAGGAAGTACATGTTCCTGTCAAGGTGCACGTACCCGCTCCCTACCCCGTTGAAAAGAAGGTCCCTTACCCCGTAAAGGTCCCAGTTCATGTACCTGCACCTTACCCAGTCGTCAAGGAGGTTCATGTACCCGTAAAGGTCCCAGTCGACAGGCCCTACCCTGTACATATCCCCAAGCCTGTACCTTACCCAGTAGAGAAACCTGTACCTTACCCAGTAGAAAAGGTTGTACCTTACCCCGTCAAGGTTCACGTCGACCGTCCAGTACCCGTTCACATTGAGAAGCCAGTGCCTTACCCCGTAAAAGTGCCCGTACCAGCCCCCTACCCCGTTGAGAAGCACATTCCATACCCAGTAGAGAGGGCTGTGCCTTTCCCCGTCAATGTGCCAGTAGACAGGCCCTACCCTGTCCACATTGAGAAGCACGTGCCAGTTCACGTTGAAAAGCCAGTGCCTTACCCCGTCAAGGTGCCAGTCCCAGTTTTCGTCAACCACGGTCACGAGTATGGACATCATGGTAGCTACTAA